The genomic segment GTCTGCTGACCGAGGCGGTGACCAAGAAACCCCACGCGGTACTGTTGCTGGACGAGATCGAAAAGGCCCACCCGGATGTTTTCAACATCCTGCTGCAGGTCATGGATCACGGCACTCTGACTGACAACAACGGCCGCAAGGCGGACTTCCGCAATGTGGTGATCGTGATGACCACCAATGCCGGCGCCGAGGCCCTGCAGCGCGCCACCATTGGCTTCACCTCGGGCAAGCAGGCTGGCGACGAGATGGGCGAGATCAAGCGCCTGTTCAGCCCGGAGTTTCGCAACCGCCTGGATGCGGTGATCTCCTTCCGCGCCCTGGATACCGAGATCATCCTGCGGGTGGTGGACAAGTTCCTGATGCAGCTGGAAGGCCAGTTGCACGAGAAAAAGGTGGAAGCCATCTTCACCGACAGCCTGCGGGCCTGGCTGGCCGAGCAGGGCTTCGATCCGCTGATGGGGGCCAGACCCATGGCCCGGTTGATTCAGGACACCATTCGTTCTGCCCTGGCCGACGAGTTGCTGTTCGGCCGCCTGGTGAACGGCGGCAAGGTGGTCATCGATCTGGACGAGGATGCAACCGATGGCCACAAGGTCAAGCTCAACATCGAGCAAGAGCTTGCTGAGACGCCAAGACCTACCCCAATTGGCTCCTGAAACAACAACGGCCCCAAGGGCCGTTGTCTTAACGCAGTAGATCAGCGATGCCGGCTACCCGAATGGTGGTTGGCGCCGCTTCGTGGTTTGGGCGGGCTTCTGCGGGCGGCGTCGGAACGGCCGGGGCCTGCCGGGCCACGGCTTGAAAAACCACCGGGCCGTGCGACGCGGGGTTTTTGCAGCGGTTCCGGCCGGATGCTGGGGTCCGGTTCGAATCCCGGTTCCATGCGTTTTTCGATGCCACGCTTGAGCACTTTCTCGATATCCCGCAACAGCTTCTGCTCGTCGATGCAGACCAGGGATATCGCCGCGCCATCGGCACCGGCCCGGCCGGTGCGGCCGATGCGGTGTACATAGTCTTCCGGCACATTGGGTAACTCGTAGTTCACCACCTGGGGCAGTTGGTCGATGTCGATGCCCCGGGCAGCGATATCGGTGGCCACCAGCACATTCACCTTGAGGCGCTTGAAGTCATCCAGAGCCCGTTGCCGGGCGCCCTGAGTCTTGTTGCCGTGCAGGGCGGCGGAACTGATGCCGTTCTGCTCCAGGTGCCGCGCAAGGGCATCGGCGCCGTGCTTGGTGCGGGTGAATACCAACACCTGGTGCCAGCTATGATCCTTGATCAGCTTCACCAGCAGATCTTTCTTGCGCACCCGGTCCACCGGATACACGGCCTGGGCAACCGCTTCCGCTGGCGCATTGCGGCGCGCCACCTCGACACTGATTGGGTCTACCAGCAGGCCCTGAGCCAGACCGCGAATCTCGTCGGAGAAGGTGGCGGAGAAGAGCAGGCTTTGCTTTTTCTTCGGCAGCAGGGAAATGATGCGCCGAATGTCGCGGATGAAGCCCATGTCCAGCATCCGGTCGGCCTCGTCCAGCACCAGGATCTCGATGCCCGACAGGTCGGCATTGCGTTCGTTGATATGGTCCAGCAGGCGCCCGGGAGTGGCCACCACGATGTCGGTGCCGGACTTCAGTGCACGGGTCTGGGGACCCATGCTGACGCCGCCATAAATGGCGGTGGCCCGCAGGGGCAGGTGGGCACCATAGGTGCGTACACTGTCATGGACCTGGACCGCCAGTTCCCGGGTAGGGGTCAGAATCAGCGCACGGGGCTTGAAGCGCTTGACGGAAAGGGCGCTGTCCGCTGACAGAAGGTGCAGGATGGGCAGGGTGAAACCGGCCGTCTTGCCGGTGCCGGTCTGGGCCGCGGCCATCAGGTCGCGGCCTTGCAGGGCGATGGGAATCGCCTGGGATTGAATCGGGGTCGGGGTATCGTAACCCTGGCCGGCAATGGACTTGAGAATCTCGGCGCGCAGGCCGAGGCTGGAAAAACTCATGGAGGTACTCCTGGATTCAGCCCCGCGCGCACTTGGACACGAGCCAGTCTGGGCCGAAACACTCAAGGGAGAAAGATGCGCGCAAGTAGCGCGACGCCCTGGCAAACAGACTGAAGGAAGACCAGGGAAGGGGCGCGGAGTGTACCACCGTCAGCGCCGGACCGCCGGACAATATTTCATTTAATGAAATGTATTTCATATCTCGAAATATAAAGACTAACCCAATGATTTTTGTAATAAATATTTTTATCTTAAGTCTTATATAAGACATAAGATAAATCTCTATACTGCGGACCTGTCGGCGTTACTTCAATACGCGCCGTCATCCAACCCCAAATGTATTAGGAGAATCCGCCATGACCACCCGCCAACAAGCCATCGCGCAACTGAAAAAGGATTGGGCCGAGAACCCCCGCTGGAAAGGCGTCAAGCGCGGTTACTCCGCCGAGGACGTGGTGCGTCTGCGCGGTTCCGTCCAGATCGAGTACTCCCTGGCCAAGAGCGGTGCCGAGAAGCTGTGGGAAAAGATCAACGGTGGTGCCAAGAAAGGCTATGTGAATGCCTTCGGCGCCATCACCGCCGGCCAGGCCATGCAGCAGGCCAAGGCGGGTCTGGAGGCTGTCTATCTGTCAGGCTGGCAGGTGGCCGCCGATGGCAACACCTCCGAGACCATGTACCCCGACCAGTCCCTGTATGCCTATGACTCGGTGCCGACCATGGTCCGCCGCATCAACAATACCTTCAAGCGCGCCGACGAGATCCAGTGGTCCCGGGACATCAATCCCGGCGACAAGGATTTCGTCGACTATTT from the Denitratisoma oestradiolicum genome contains:
- a CDS encoding DEAD/DEAH box helicase yields the protein MSFSSLGLRAEILKSIAGQGYDTPTPIQSQAIPIALQGRDLMAAAQTGTGKTAGFTLPILHLLSADSALSVKRFKPRALILTPTRELAVQVHDSVRTYGAHLPLRATAIYGGVSMGPQTRALKSGTDIVVATPGRLLDHINERNADLSGIEILVLDEADRMLDMGFIRDIRRIISLLPKKKQSLLFSATFSDEIRGLAQGLLVDPISVEVARRNAPAEAVAQAVYPVDRVRKKDLLVKLIKDHSWHQVLVFTRTKHGADALARHLEQNGISSAALHGNKTQGARQRALDDFKRLKVNVLVATDIAARGIDIDQLPQVVNYELPNVPEDYVHRIGRTGRAGADGAAISLVCIDEQKLLRDIEKVLKRGIEKRMEPGFEPDPSIRPEPLQKPRVARPGGFSSRGPAGPGRSDAARRSPPKPRSGANHHSGSRHR